GCCAGGGATTGATACAATGAGAAAAAAATCGGAATATGGAAGATTTATCAAAATCCCTAGAATGTAAAGAAGAACAATAGGAAGGAAAGGTCTTCTACTCAATGATAATAAAATTCCTAAATCCTAAATTCCTTTTTACTCTTTCCAGAATTCCCTCGCCTTTATTATCTCAATTGCCCTGGCAAGCTGGGTATCGCAGAACATATCAACAATGGAGGGTTTTTCGCCTTTTAGCTCCCTTTTCTCCTTTTCTATATCACGCAGGATGTATTTTTTCTCAAGCTCTATGCCAGATTTCTTAAGGCTTGCGATAAATTGCTCTATTTCTTTGTCTGTGCAGGTAGCATAATTTTCCACAAATTCCTCAGTAAATGTCCCATCCTCAAATTTTTCTATTATTTTTCTCTTTTCCTCTGATATTTGCTCCTCCTCAACCACTATATTTGGTTCAATTCCTTTTCCGTGAATAAGGTTTCCCGCCGGTGTATAGTAATGGGCTGTGGTTAATGCCAAACCAGAGCCATCAGAGAGGTTATACACGGTTTGAACCGATGCCTTGCCAAATGTCTTCTTTCCAAGCAGAATGCCTTTTTTATGGTCTTTTAAAGCACCGGCTAATATTTCAGCTCCCGATGCTGTTCCACCATTTATCAGGATAATCATCTTTGCTTTAACCTTTGGCTCTGAATTCTCTGCAACATACCTTATCTCGGGTGTATTCTCCCTTCCCTTTGTATAGACAACCAGAGAACCACCTGAGAGAAATTTTCCCGAAACACCAACTGAAGCCTGAAGGGTTCCACCCCCATTGTTTCTTAAATCA
This sequence is a window from bacterium. Protein-coding genes within it:
- a CDS encoding S41 family peptidase, which codes for MKKGLWMIIIIGLGLAILAYSQESYKDLDVFSEVFSYVQQSYVDPSKTGSKELIYGAINGMLQTLQDPFTRFMTPQAHKEMETELSGQFGGLGIVITIKDNKLVVISPIEDTPAYKIGVKSDDWITHIDGTSTEGINLADAVAKLRGEPGTKVTITITRRKEPNPIIYTITRDVIKIKSVKFEILDDNIGYIRVSSFNNNTISEFNEAFNEISKANPEYIILDLRNNGGGTLQASVGVSGKFLSGGSLVVYTKGRENTPEIRYVAENSEPKVKAKMIILINGGTASGAEILAGALKDHKKGILLGKKTFGKASVQTVYNLSDGSGLALTTAHYYTPAGNLIHGKGIEPNIVVEEEQISEEKRKIIEKFEDGTFTEEFVENYATCTDKEIEQFIASLKKSGIELEKKYILRDIEKEKRELKGEKPSIVDMFCDTQLARAIEIIKAREFWKE